The Sedimentibacter sp. zth1 DNA segment CCAACAGTAAAAGAAAACATTAATGCTTTTGAGCACAATGAATTACAAATACTTTCTAATATACATCCAGGATTTCATAACCATGAAAAATAAGCTTACAATTGCAGTGCTGAGTGGAAAAGGCGGTACTGGCAAAACATTTGTATCAGTTAACCTAGCAGCAAGTGCTAAAAATGCAACTTATTTAGATTGCGATGTAGAAGAACCTAATGGACATATATTTTTAAAACCAGTAAACATAAAAACAAAGGAAGTATTTAAAACATTACCTACATTCGATAAAGAAAAATGCATTGGTTGTAGAAAGTGTATTGATTTTTGTAGATTCAATGCTATCGCATTTATAAAAGAAACTCCACAAGTTTTTAATGAAATTTGTCACTCATGTGGTGGATGTAAATTTGTATGTCCAGTTGGTGCAATTGGTGAAACTACCAAATGCGTCGGAACTATACAATCAGGTACAACGAACGATATAAATGTTGTAACAGGAATGCTTAACCTCGGTGAAGCTTCAGGTGTTAAGGTTATAAGCGAGGTCTTAAAAAACTCAAGTGATAATAATATCAATATTATAGATTGTCCACCGGGAAGTGCATGTACTGTAATGGAAAGTGTACAAACAGCAGATTATTGTGTTTTAGTAGTTGAACCAACCATATTTGGTATTCATAATTTTAAAATGGTATACGAACTTGTCACACTTCTTGGTAAACCTTGTGGCGTTGTAATAAACAAATATACTGAGGAAGTAAATGAGCTAACTAGCTTTTGCAGTGAAAACAATATAGAGATTTTAACAAAAATTCCTTACAACAAAGAAATTGGTCAAATAAATGCTCAAGGAAGCTTGGCATATGAAAAAGACAAAAATACTAAAAATACTTTTGACAATTTACTTAATAAGGTTATAATGGAGATAAGCAAATGAAAAAATTGTTAATTTTAAGTGGAAAGGGCGGAACTGGTAAAACTACTACCGCTTCAGCATTTATAGAGTTTTCTAAAGCAACAGCATTTGCAGATTGTGATGTTGATGCTCCAAATTTGCATTTGATATCTAAAATTTCTTCTGATGCTCAATTTTCAGACTTTTATGGAAGTCAAAAAGCTATAATTGACAACGATAAATGTACAAAATGTGGTTTATGTAAAAGCAATTGTCAATTTGGTGCAATTGAATATGATAACTCGCAATACAAAATAAACGAATTTGCCTGTGAGGGTTGTGGCACTTGTGAATACAATTGTCCAAGCAAAGCTATAACTATGGTTGATGATGTTGCTGGTAAATTAGCTTTATATAAAGATGATAAAGTATTTTCAACTGCAACTTTAAAAATGGGTAGAGGTAATTCTGGATTGCTTGTTACTGACGTGAAATCAGCTTTGTACAACAATACTGATGAAAATGATGAACTTGCAATTATTGATGGCTCTCCAGGTATTGGATGTCCTGTTATAGCTTCTATAACTGGCGTTAATATGGTTTTAATTATAACTGAGCCCAGTTTATCTGGTATGAGCGATATGAAGCGTATACTTAAGACTATACAGATATTTAATATAAAAGCATGTGTATGTATCAACAAATGTGATATTTGTACTGAAATTTCAGATCAAATCGAAAGTTTTTGCAAAGAAAATGATATTTTTTTAGCTGGAAAAAT contains these protein-coding regions:
- a CDS encoding 4Fe-4S binding protein, with product MKNKLTIAVLSGKGGTGKTFVSVNLAASAKNATYLDCDVEEPNGHIFLKPVNIKTKEVFKTLPTFDKEKCIGCRKCIDFCRFNAIAFIKETPQVFNEICHSCGGCKFVCPVGAIGETTKCVGTIQSGTTNDINVVTGMLNLGEASGVKVISEVLKNSSDNNINIIDCPPGSACTVMESVQTADYCVLVVEPTIFGIHNFKMVYELVTLLGKPCGVVINKYTEEVNELTSFCSENNIEILTKIPYNKEIGQINAQGSLAYEKDKNTKNTFDNLLNKVIMEISK
- a CDS encoding 4Fe-4S binding protein: MKKLLILSGKGGTGKTTTASAFIEFSKATAFADCDVDAPNLHLISKISSDAQFSDFYGSQKAIIDNDKCTKCGLCKSNCQFGAIEYDNSQYKINEFACEGCGTCEYNCPSKAITMVDDVAGKLALYKDDKVFSTATLKMGRGNSGLLVTDVKSALYNNTDENDELAIIDGSPGIGCPVIASITGVNMVLIITEPSLSGMSDMKRILKTIQIFNIKACVCINKCDICTEISDQIESFCKENDIFLAGKIPYDESVSKAINNGDSIAKYNCPAKDALQNIYNKIITILEKE